A segment of the Lycium barbarum isolate Lr01 chromosome 7, ASM1917538v2, whole genome shotgun sequence genome:
cAACAACCTATTCTCTTGCTCCTAAATGATGCTACAACATCATATTGCTATAATCAAtactattcttcatcactcataagcTAAACAACACCACATGATTAGCAAACataagaaggattttcctcttatTTCGGCCTATCCATGGAGATTTAGCAAACGAATTGTTATGACTGAGCTTCGGCCATTGGCTGGAGATCTTCCACTGCTTTTCTTGTTGCCACTGGTGTATTTTTGCTTTAGAGTATTAATATCCGCGATTAAAATGGAGAGTTAGAGCTTGTTGAAGATACTGAACAATAGCTgaaaatacatataaaaaaatgaatgaaaagtgaaGGTAAAGACaatgaaatttatgaacaattGAAGAGAAAGACAACAAATAACATAACGAAAATTAGTTACCTGTAGAGATTGGGTAACTGATAAGGAAGACGAAGAAATCGTGTTATTTATGGTGAAGAATAATGGGAGTAAACTACTGTTGTGAATTGAAGatgtgagagaaaaatatttgaaaaaaaaaagagactgtgggtaagtgggagagaggtaccttatttttagggaaatacactgcagttacaaaaacaagttatagatggtaatttgataaataattaagctaccaaaaataattaaaaaaaagtagCTATTACTAATAAGTAAGTCTTAAAGGTAGTTATGAGTTGTAGATTTTCCTTCATTTATTTCTCAAGGGGCAATTCGCACAAATCCCCTtagtttggggtggtctttaatttttgttcctcaaaattgaaatctttaagttttgtccttcgctaaaaattTCTTAATTTCGGGTTCGAATCCCactcaataaaaaataaaataaaaaatcgcaagggAGTTAAGATtctcaaaactctgccttaaggaagATTTTTGCAAAACTCTAACTCtgcctgcaggtagagttttgcatgcagAATTCTATTTTACGAATGCAAATCTCTGCCTTGAGAAATTACTTctctttttttactgagctggaatTCAAACCCAAAACCTCaaagtattaggcgaaggacaaaaattaaagacaagtgcttttgaagggcaatccgagtaaaataaaataaaatttgaagaTCGAGCAATATCAAGAATTAGAATCGACCTATACAACCCTCTCATAAATGTTCCAGCCCACATAGGTAAACACAACAAAACAAGAAAATGAGGGGTCTTCATGTAATTAAATATAGCGATGGGTCTAGAGCGTAAATATCATGAGAAAATGACAAACATGATCCGTTATATTTGAGGgcaggttcaaaatagtccctaaaGTAAGCGTTGAataattttggtcctttaaatttgtCAAAAGTTAACACATTTAGTCTCATAATTTATGTTCGTTAGATTTGATACGGTAACCGTGAGAAAAAAGATTTAAACATAAACATCAACAAAAATGTCCcatcaaatcctaaaatatgTAATAAAAAAATTGCACTAAATACTAAAAAGATACAAAAATTTGCATCGACTgttataataaataaaaaatacaagAAGTATTCATAGATACGTGAGTTCCCcctaatttcctttttttttttttctctttcataCTTGCCCTCAAATTGAACACAGATTTTGGTTGATATTTGACGGAGACTAATATTATTAATTTCTGACAAACTTAAAAAGGACCAAAATTGTTGAGTACATACTTAAAGTGACTATTTTAAACGTACCCTCAAACATAAAATACCATTCTCTCTAAATATCACCTTCTTCACCCCTTTTGCAAAAACCACTTCTTTCTATTTTTGCTGCCTTTCAAACGGTGTCGTATTCACTCTCATCAGGTCTCTACGTCAGCGGTGACGTCACCTTTACAtggttttatgtttttttttttgatttatttgtGAGTTGTTTTGTTTATTTGAATATATTTAGGTTTATCTACAtttaagtttgtgttagtttggcTAGGAATGTGATAAGTCTAATTTTGTTGGAGCTAAAATATCTGAGTAAGTGAGATTTAGGAATTAGGGTTTGTTGATTGGTATTTAATTGATTATGTTGATGTATTGAAGCACGTGCCTATACTTTACTGCGCGTTTGGATATAAGAattgtgaaatttgaaaaaaagtagtatttgttttcaagttgaaaattggagttgtttttaaatttttgtgAGTGAAAATTGTGAAAACAACTTTTTGGAGTTTTTTTCGAATTCCGGAAACAGTTTTCCAATGTTCCAGTAGAAAGTGAAAACTATCCGTGGCCAAACGGGCACAAATTTATCTGTTTATGAGTTGCTTTGTTTTCTGCTTGGAAATTGGGAAGTAAGTGCAGCATCCCTGAAATTGCCTTGTTAAAGGATTTCTTTAAAAAGGAAGACGCTTTAATGGATGACTTATCAATCAACTATGACTTAATCCTATACCGTTTTATTTGTAGCATTTTATTGGTTAATATTTGTATGAATCATGTGTGTTCATTCCATTTTATTTTACTATCTATGCTATTTTTGTTGTCATTACTTTTCTTGAGCCGGGGTTTTttttggaaacaacctctctaccccgcaaaggtaggggtaaggtctgtgtgcACCCCACCCTCTCCAGACCCCGCTTGTGGGATCGCACTGggtatgtttgttgttgttgttgtagtagtttCATTCTTATAGTGGTGCAATTGGAAATTTGCCATAGCTTTTGGAAGCAGTTGGAAATGAATTTAGCTCATGCCAATGGTCATTTAGCACCAAGTTATTTACTCATTTTAGCAATATTACTTATGGCTTAGATAGTGGTGCATTTTAGCTTCTTTAGTACATCTAGGTTCTCTATCAATAGTAGTATCTCTTTGTTCCATTGTAAGCATCTTTTGAGAAATGAAATAGGTTTAATTTTATAGATGTTCTTGAAGACCGGGGTCTTCTCTGTTTCACTCCTCTCCTCGAAATTTCATTTATATCAGCGGTTTTCTAAATTTTTGCACTTACGGTGAAATTCAGATTTTCTGAAGTCAGAGGTTTTCTATATTTTGCACTTATCCTTAACGAACATCCAATTGATGAcctatcaaaaaaagaaaaaataagaaggaagaaaaagaaagaagcacAGAAGGATGAAGCATCATCCATATTTCTTGCTTTATTTGTATTTCTGAAGAATCAAAGTACACATTGTTGTAACTGCAAATATTTTCTAGTTAAGACTTTGCAAATTGTAATTACTGGCATCTATGCAAGTCACAGGTTCGAACCTTGCCACAGATAAAAGCATGGTATTTATGCGGAGAAGGGTAGAGGGGTAGGTACATCATTCACCGAGTTTCGAATCATGTGTCACTGAACCTCGGGAATTGTtcgatcaaaaaaaaaaaaaaaagtagacacTTAGTATGTAGTATTTTTGACTTACTGCTGTACCACAGACAGATTTTCAGTTTGAAAATATAACATATTGCCTCCGTATTGAGAGTATCAATTCCCAATAGTGTGCTTACTTACAGTTTTTGTTATTCTGGCCAAAGCTCAACGATTTTTTTACTCTCCTGGCAGAAATGTCTGCATATGATAATGTGGTTGGTGGGAAGTTGAAACTAAAGGGAAAGGCACTGGATGTAAAAGCCGCtggaataaagaaaaagaaaaagaaagaaaagaaggattACGATCAAATCTCCCAGGTTGCAGGAAACGAGCTTTCAATAGGTGAGTGGTGATATCTTGAAGTGCATAAATTCTTGCGCTTTTATTATTACTGTTCCTATTTACTGATTCTTCCCATCCTCCCTCTGCATTCGAGTTGGAGTACAGTGAAACTAATAGACGATAGCTAGTCCATAATGGGTTGAACAATTTATTGTTGTGGTTCAAACTGATGGTCCTACAATCCCAATTTtcacctatgttgctcggacccttTAAAATCCCTGTTGCACTCATTTCGATCCGACACGATTTGGGTGGAGTGTGGGGTTCACATCAGATTTGGTCAATTTACCTTGGGTTTTAATTTTTATCTATGACCAAGAAGTATAGATTGTCTGGTTATTTAGTTTGGTTTTTGGGTTAGGTCTTACATATATTGTACACATAGTCATAGAAAGTATGACAACGCTTTGCTATTACACAAGATATCTTATGAATAAACTATTAGGTGTTCATAAAGAATTAAATTTTATTAGTTTTAGTTTTTAATTAATAGCCTCTCTACCtcacaaaggtagaggtaaggtctgcgtacatcctatccTCCCCAtatcccacttgtgggatcacactgggtttgttgttgtagtTTCTAATTAATAgaaatatatacttatatatggcGTAATATGGATTTATTACCGCATCCCGCACCCATATACACACTCGGATCTCTACCTTCGAATCCTAAAATTTATGTGATGAAGAATCTGACATCTAGTTTCGCACCCGTACGGTACCATATACTagcacccgagtccgagcaacacaGATTTTTCCTAATCTAATGAAAATATGCTTATGTGTCGTAGAGTTTAGTGATACGATAGGTAGGGCTAAAAGATATGATTTAACTACTATTCAGCACATTAACCCTTCTAGGACGTCGAGGAACTACAATTTTTGACACATTCCAGCAGTTTGAACTTCATTTAATGGCTATATGTCGTTCTCATTGTTTCTAAACATTATTGGATGAGTAAACCGAGGCATATTCCACTTTCGCCATAAGATAAAAGAGCAAAAACATTTCTGTATTGGATGCTTGTGATAGATGAtgctatatgtttttttttttattttgtctaTCCGCTTCACTAAAATGTTTCTGACCGGATATAGATGGTGGTAGTGGATCCATAGATGATTCCACCAAAGAAGAGACTGGAAATGCCACTAAATCTGTTGGTGAAGAAAATGCCGGTCGCTGGGATGATAATCTAACCCCTGCAGAGAGGCGCTACATAGAACAAAGAGAGAGGATCGACATGCATAAGATGGCCAAGACTGCTAATAAATCACATCGTGACCGAATCGAAGATTTCAATCAGTACTTGGCGAACATGAGCGAGCACTATGACATTCCCAAAGTTGGCCCTGGTTAATTAAGAACAAATCAAGAAATTTGCCGCATCTCTATATCTCGCTTATGGTTGTTTTGCTTTAGCATTTTCACTAGCTACCTTTTTTGCTTTTTCTATTTGGTAATTTAGCAGTTTCCTTGGTTAGACAATCTCTGCATGGCCATGTTCCCTTCTGAGTTTGAACCTTGCAATGATGTGCTCTAGTGGATGTAAATTTACAGATTGTATGTACTTTAAATGAAAGGCCTGGAACAGTTTCAATTAAGTGAAACATTTCAGAAGGTGGAGAATTCTCCTCAAATGTTTCTGTTTCTGATGTACCATAGGCAGAATGGTTTGCGTTAATTATATTTGTGGATGAAATGGCTATTTTTTCGGTGTTCCTATTCTATTTATGAAGAGTGTGGATCAGTATTTGTGAAGTGTGCTAGATTTTTATTTTCTTGAGAGTTATGTTCTTAGCGTTGATAATGTAATCATGATTTGATTCTTTCAATAGATACCGAGATTTAGATTGGAAATAAAAAACATAGTAATTCAAGCCTTACATCTCTCTCTTAGCTTTGTATCTTTTCCATTCAGTCCAAGCACTGCGAGTGGTCGAAGTCCCGTCTCAAAGTAATGGGCTAGAAGGCTAGTGGTCGTATTAATCGCCAATGGGAAATACCTTTTCTGGGCATATTCCTATTTGCATATTGCTTTCTTGAGTTGATGTTTAACTGACGCTTCGGGAATTCAATCTTCCTTAAGGTTTTAGGGGAGTTCCTTTTTTATGCCCATTTGCGTGCTATCAAGTTAAGGTTGACTTACAAGAAGTTTTTATACGATAACATGAAAAATAGAGTAATAAGCTACTATAACTAGTTAAATTGCAGTAATAATATAAATGTTGGTTTTACCATGGTAGTGAacaaacaacaattaattatttgAAGCCCTATGCAATATAAATCCATGGCCATGTTCCCA
Coding sequences within it:
- the LOC132604527 gene encoding uncharacterized protein LOC132604527; protein product: MSAYDNVVGGKLKLKGKALDVKAAGIKKKKKKEKKDYDQISQVAGNELSIDGGSGSIDDSTKEETGNATKSVGEENAGRWDDNLTPAERRYIEQRERIDMHKMAKTANKSHRDRIEDFNQYLANMSEHYDIPKVGPG